One part of the Megachile rotundata isolate GNS110a chromosome 16, iyMegRotu1, whole genome shotgun sequence genome encodes these proteins:
- the ssh gene encoding protein phosphatase Slingshot isoform X6 encodes MEVISIYFLREWSALQTLHKVSSKAREQNYFLGGLSHDWVSYYEQRIESDRSCLNEWHAMDSLESRRPPSPDSVRTKPRERDETERVIRSTLKEIMMSVDLDEVTSKYIRGRLEEDLDMDLGEFKPFIDQEMLTILGQMDAPTEIFDHVYLGSEWNASNLEELQKNGVRHILNVTREIDNFFPGMFTYLNVRVYDDEKTDLLKHWDDTYKYITKARKEGSKVLVHCKMGVSRSASVVIAYAMKAYNWDFSQAWKHVKEKRNCIKPNNSFLLQLETYQGILDAMKNKEKLQRSKSDTNLKSPTSTKDQTKKEEKSDNVDNGLQAVSGSELKKSSQRPKSWSPNVQITETMLPSVPLSQSLESIDKAGSTEVTREDLLRSTSQKPGIAQEARNVLMPCGNGQSYSVSQNQIVHLPGPSPDAPSVKNRVSKLETQGQRRKGLVLNLTNQFEAVSSKPSSPSSDSDNKPLPQSPMSDVNENGLAQQTEVKQDVWDPGEKQAKKTESGNNSECLVWTASSSDATCSNSCSNAKTNGEVSAESECVATMTVYPGTLARKTKKDGDPFSTQVDRVFDREERQGEPVTRDSPSRQSSWSSYDSAVVLDNNSVHSSWATLPSRNSSWGSYDMRPSDLLGSSGLFPYDKEEIPWHPGTVKRTKQKLEENTTSGTVKRVCTQNSDAEDKDRLPVEEDSYNPVLLHHTASPTPRRRDSSPSQENNLKVDPVRNSPSPIRGIDISPASVRQIGRLSTSAPAPSSLSSDSDLPSSLRSCRSESETSSPCVVNTTQCSSVKHHKMVLENLSNKSIFNKRCLSVDDSPDAECPRSTSGIVKNLKKEFEAKSTKLEKSPESSFEGESSMVSRPKRDVKIRSLPSSPVIPHNESKIQTPSETKEKEKPSEIPVSSQDSSEDRSVRVLVGKYEVKPDSRKSSEIQLRVHKDKDWDPMDTQHSAKTKVTPEYSRRSAPIMINNHSSPLFPEGPEAPGRPPVPSSGVVAASKKQQQHGRTHPLARLQVRPRHSSPVYNTM; translated from the exons GCCCAGAGAGAGGGACGAGACTGAACGCGTGATCCGATCGACACTGAAAGAGATCATGATGTCGGTGGACCTCGACGAGGTAACCTCGAAATACATTCGAGGTCGTCTCGAGGAAGACCTCGACATGGATCTCGGGGAGTTCAAGCCGTTTATCGATCAGGAGATGCTCACCATTCTGGGTCAAATGGACGCGCCGACGGAAATATTTGACCACGTTTACTTAGGAAGCGAGTGGAACGCCAGTAACTTAGAGGAGCTCCAGAAGAATGG TGTGAGGCATATCCTGAACGTTACTCGGGAGATCGACAACTTCTTCCCCGGGATGTTCACGTACTTGAACGTCCGCGTATACGACGACGAAAAGACGGACTTGCTGAAGCACTGGGACGATACGTACAAGTACATCACGAAGGCGAGGAAGGAAGGCTCGAAGGTGTTGGTGCACTGCAAGATGGGGGTTTCCAGATCCGCGTCAGTGGTGATCGCGTATGCAATGAAAGCGTACAATTGGGACTTCTCGCAGGCCTGGAAGCACGTGAAGGAGAAGCGTAACTGCATCAAGCCTAATAACAGCTTCCTGCTGCAGTTAGAGACGTATCAGGGTATCTTGGATGCCATGAAGAACAAAGAGAAACTTCAAAGGTCGAAGTCGGACACGAACTTGAAGTCTCCCACGTCGACGAAGGATCAGACCAAGAAGGAAGAGAAGTCTGACAATGTGGACAATGGGTTGCAAGCTGTTTCAGGTTCGGAACTGAAGAAGAGCAGTCAGAGGCCGAAGAGTTGGTCGCCGAACGTGCAGATCACTGAAACCATGTTGCCTTCTG TTCCCCTTTCGCAATCCCTCGAAAGCATCGACAAAGCAGGGAGCACGGAAGTAACCAGGGAGGATCTTCTTCGTTCCACCAGCCAGAAACCGGGAATCGCTCAGGAAGCACGGAACGTGTTGATGCCTTGTGGCAACGGGCAGTCATATAGCGTTTCGCAGAACCAAATCGTTCACCTACCAGGTCCTTCGCCGGATGCACCCAGCGTGAAGAACAGGGTCAGCAAATTGGAGACGCAGGGCCAGAGGAGGAAGGGTTTGGTGCTGAACCTGACGAATCAGTTCGAAGCTGTGAGCAGCAAACCGTCTTCTCCGAGCTCGGACTCTGACAACAAACCGTTACCGCAAAGTCCCATGTCGGATGTGAACGAGAACGGTTTGGCACAGCAGACGGAAGTGAAGCAAGACGTTTGGGACCCTGGCGAAAAGCAAGCTAAGAAGACGGAAAGTGGTAACAATAGTGAATGTCTAGTCTGGACTGCATCATCATCCGATGCAACATGTAGCAATTCGTGTAGTAACGCTAAGACTAACGGGGAAGTGAGTGCGGAGAGTGAATGTGTCGCGACGATGACGGTGTACCCCGGCACTCTGGCGCGGAAAACGAAAAAGGACGGAGATCCGTTCAGTACGCAGGTCGACCGAGTGTTTGATCGCGAGGAGAGACAAGGGGAGCCGGTCACGAGGGACTCTCCGAGTCGACAAAGCTCCTGGAGCAGTTACGACAGTGCCGTGGTTCTAGATAATAATTCGGTGCACAGCTCATGGGCCACGTTACCCTCGAGGAATAGTTCCTGGGGCTCGTACGACATGCGACCTTCGGATCTGCTCGGTTCCAGTGGTCTGTTCCCTTATGACAAGGAAGAGATACCTTGGCACCCGGGCACCGTGAAGCGCACCAAGCAGAAACTGGAGGAGAACACCACGTCGGGAACCGTAAAGCGTGTTTGCACCCAGAACTCCGATGCCGAAGACAAGGACAGACTGCCTGTTGAAGAAGATTCCTACAATCCGGTACTCCTGCACCACACGGCGTCTCCCACGCCGCGAAGGAGGGACTCCTCGCCTAGCCAAGAAAATAACCTAAAAGTTGACCCCGTTAGAAACTCCCCGAGTCCCATAAGAGGGATCGACATCTCGCCCGCGTCGGTTCGTCAGATCGGAAGACTGTCCACTAGTGCCCCAGCGCCATCCTCTTTATCGTCGGACTCGGATCTCCCCTCATCCTTAAGGTCCTGCAGGTCGGAAAGTGAAACCTCGAGTCCGTGTGTAGTTAACACCACCCAGTGTTCCTCCGTGAAGCATCACAAGATGGTGCTGGAGAACCTCAGCAACAAGTCGATATTCAATAAGCGTTGTCTGTCCGTGGACGACTCCCCGGATGCCGAGTGTCCTCGGAGCACCTCCGGTATCGTGAAGAACCTGAAGAAAGAGTTCGAGGCGAAATCGACTAAGCTGGAAAAGAGTCCCGAGAGCAGTTTCGAAGGGGAGTCGTCGATGGTCAGCCGACCGAAGAGGGACGTAAAGATCAGGAGTTTACCTTCGTCGCCAGTGATCCCTCACAATGAATCGAAGATTCAGACCCCGTCCGAAACCAAAGAGAAGGAGAAGCCGAGCGAGATACCGGTGTCCTCGCAGGACAGCTCGGAGGACCGGTCGGTCAGGGTCCTGGTCGGCAAGTACGAGGTGAAACCAGACTCTAGGAAGTCCTCGGAGATCCAGCTGCGCGTACACAAGGACAAGGATTGGGACCCGATGGACACGCAGCATTCGGCGAAGACCAAAGTTACACCCGAGTACAGTAGAAGGTCCGCGCCGATCATGATCAACAACCATTCGTCCCCTTTGTTCCCGGAGGGACCGGAAGCACCTGGCAGGCCACCAGTTCCCTCGTCCGGTGTCGTGGCAGCTAGCAAGAAGCAACAACAGCATGGCAGGACGCATCCTCTTGCCAGGCTGCAGGTCAGGCCTAGGCACAGCAGTCCAGTTTACAACACCATGTAG
- the ssh gene encoding protein phosphatase Slingshot isoform X5 encodes METRGSVYLLIILVLPVTLWLIGNLSRSKVLAGVAKAARSALQTLHKVSSKAREQNYFLGGLSHDWVSYYEQRIESDRSCLNEWHAMDSLESRRPPSPDSVRTKPRERDETERVIRSTLKEIMMSVDLDEVTSKYIRGRLEEDLDMDLGEFKPFIDQEMLTILGQMDAPTEIFDHVYLGSEWNASNLEELQKNGVRHILNVTREIDNFFPGMFTYLNVRVYDDEKTDLLKHWDDTYKYITKARKEGSKVLVHCKMGVSRSASVVIAYAMKAYNWDFSQAWKHVKEKRNCIKPNNSFLLQLETYQGILDAMKNKEKLQRSKSDTNLKSPTSTKDQTKKEEKSDNVDNGLQAVSGSELKKSSQRPKSWSPNVQITETMLPSVPLSQSLESIDKAGSTEVTREDLLRSTSQKPGIAQEARNVLMPCGNGQSYSVSQNQIVHLPGPSPDAPSVKNRVSKLETQGQRRKGLVLNLTNQFEAVSSKPSSPSSDSDNKPLPQSPMSDVNENGLAQQTEVKQDVWDPGEKQAKKTESGNNSECLVWTASSSDATCSNSCSNAKTNGEVSAESECVATMTVYPGTLARKTKKDGDPFSTQVDRVFDREERQGEPVTRDSPSRQSSWSSYDSAVVLDNNSVHSSWATLPSRNSSWGSYDMRPSDLLGSSGLFPYDKEEIPWHPGTVKRTKQKLEENTTSGTVKRVCTQNSDAEDKDRLPVEEDSYNPVLLHHTASPTPRRRDSSPSQENNLKVDPVRNSPSPIRGIDISPASVRQIGRLSTSAPAPSSLSSDSDLPSSLRSCRSESETSSPCVVNTTQCSSVKHHKMVLENLSNKSIFNKRCLSVDDSPDAECPRSTSGIVKNLKKEFEAKSTKLEKSPESSFEGESSMVSRPKRDVKIRSLPSSPVIPHNESKIQTPSETKEKEKPSEIPVSSQDSSEDRSVRVLVGKYEVKPDSRKSSEIQLRVHKDKDWDPMDTQHSAKTKVTPEYSRRSAPIMINNHSSPLFPEGPEAPGRPPVPSSGVVAASKKQQQHGRTHPLARLQVRPRHSSPVYNTM; translated from the exons GCCCAGAGAGAGGGACGAGACTGAACGCGTGATCCGATCGACACTGAAAGAGATCATGATGTCGGTGGACCTCGACGAGGTAACCTCGAAATACATTCGAGGTCGTCTCGAGGAAGACCTCGACATGGATCTCGGGGAGTTCAAGCCGTTTATCGATCAGGAGATGCTCACCATTCTGGGTCAAATGGACGCGCCGACGGAAATATTTGACCACGTTTACTTAGGAAGCGAGTGGAACGCCAGTAACTTAGAGGAGCTCCAGAAGAATGG TGTGAGGCATATCCTGAACGTTACTCGGGAGATCGACAACTTCTTCCCCGGGATGTTCACGTACTTGAACGTCCGCGTATACGACGACGAAAAGACGGACTTGCTGAAGCACTGGGACGATACGTACAAGTACATCACGAAGGCGAGGAAGGAAGGCTCGAAGGTGTTGGTGCACTGCAAGATGGGGGTTTCCAGATCCGCGTCAGTGGTGATCGCGTATGCAATGAAAGCGTACAATTGGGACTTCTCGCAGGCCTGGAAGCACGTGAAGGAGAAGCGTAACTGCATCAAGCCTAATAACAGCTTCCTGCTGCAGTTAGAGACGTATCAGGGTATCTTGGATGCCATGAAGAACAAAGAGAAACTTCAAAGGTCGAAGTCGGACACGAACTTGAAGTCTCCCACGTCGACGAAGGATCAGACCAAGAAGGAAGAGAAGTCTGACAATGTGGACAATGGGTTGCAAGCTGTTTCAGGTTCGGAACTGAAGAAGAGCAGTCAGAGGCCGAAGAGTTGGTCGCCGAACGTGCAGATCACTGAAACCATGTTGCCTTCTG TTCCCCTTTCGCAATCCCTCGAAAGCATCGACAAAGCAGGGAGCACGGAAGTAACCAGGGAGGATCTTCTTCGTTCCACCAGCCAGAAACCGGGAATCGCTCAGGAAGCACGGAACGTGTTGATGCCTTGTGGCAACGGGCAGTCATATAGCGTTTCGCAGAACCAAATCGTTCACCTACCAGGTCCTTCGCCGGATGCACCCAGCGTGAAGAACAGGGTCAGCAAATTGGAGACGCAGGGCCAGAGGAGGAAGGGTTTGGTGCTGAACCTGACGAATCAGTTCGAAGCTGTGAGCAGCAAACCGTCTTCTCCGAGCTCGGACTCTGACAACAAACCGTTACCGCAAAGTCCCATGTCGGATGTGAACGAGAACGGTTTGGCACAGCAGACGGAAGTGAAGCAAGACGTTTGGGACCCTGGCGAAAAGCAAGCTAAGAAGACGGAAAGTGGTAACAATAGTGAATGTCTAGTCTGGACTGCATCATCATCCGATGCAACATGTAGCAATTCGTGTAGTAACGCTAAGACTAACGGGGAAGTGAGTGCGGAGAGTGAATGTGTCGCGACGATGACGGTGTACCCCGGCACTCTGGCGCGGAAAACGAAAAAGGACGGAGATCCGTTCAGTACGCAGGTCGACCGAGTGTTTGATCGCGAGGAGAGACAAGGGGAGCCGGTCACGAGGGACTCTCCGAGTCGACAAAGCTCCTGGAGCAGTTACGACAGTGCCGTGGTTCTAGATAATAATTCGGTGCACAGCTCATGGGCCACGTTACCCTCGAGGAATAGTTCCTGGGGCTCGTACGACATGCGACCTTCGGATCTGCTCGGTTCCAGTGGTCTGTTCCCTTATGACAAGGAAGAGATACCTTGGCACCCGGGCACCGTGAAGCGCACCAAGCAGAAACTGGAGGAGAACACCACGTCGGGAACCGTAAAGCGTGTTTGCACCCAGAACTCCGATGCCGAAGACAAGGACAGACTGCCTGTTGAAGAAGATTCCTACAATCCGGTACTCCTGCACCACACGGCGTCTCCCACGCCGCGAAGGAGGGACTCCTCGCCTAGCCAAGAAAATAACCTAAAAGTTGACCCCGTTAGAAACTCCCCGAGTCCCATAAGAGGGATCGACATCTCGCCCGCGTCGGTTCGTCAGATCGGAAGACTGTCCACTAGTGCCCCAGCGCCATCCTCTTTATCGTCGGACTCGGATCTCCCCTCATCCTTAAGGTCCTGCAGGTCGGAAAGTGAAACCTCGAGTCCGTGTGTAGTTAACACCACCCAGTGTTCCTCCGTGAAGCATCACAAGATGGTGCTGGAGAACCTCAGCAACAAGTCGATATTCAATAAGCGTTGTCTGTCCGTGGACGACTCCCCGGATGCCGAGTGTCCTCGGAGCACCTCCGGTATCGTGAAGAACCTGAAGAAAGAGTTCGAGGCGAAATCGACTAAGCTGGAAAAGAGTCCCGAGAGCAGTTTCGAAGGGGAGTCGTCGATGGTCAGCCGACCGAAGAGGGACGTAAAGATCAGGAGTTTACCTTCGTCGCCAGTGATCCCTCACAATGAATCGAAGATTCAGACCCCGTCCGAAACCAAAGAGAAGGAGAAGCCGAGCGAGATACCGGTGTCCTCGCAGGACAGCTCGGAGGACCGGTCGGTCAGGGTCCTGGTCGGCAAGTACGAGGTGAAACCAGACTCTAGGAAGTCCTCGGAGATCCAGCTGCGCGTACACAAGGACAAGGATTGGGACCCGATGGACACGCAGCATTCGGCGAAGACCAAAGTTACACCCGAGTACAGTAGAAGGTCCGCGCCGATCATGATCAACAACCATTCGTCCCCTTTGTTCCCGGAGGGACCGGAAGCACCTGGCAGGCCACCAGTTCCCTCGTCCGGTGTCGTGGCAGCTAGCAAGAAGCAACAACAGCATGGCAGGACGCATCCTCTTGCCAGGCTGCAGGTCAGGCCTAGGCACAGCAGTCCAGTTTACAACACCATGTAG